The following are encoded together in the Acetobacter vaccinii genome:
- a CDS encoding NADH-quinone oxidoreductase subunit J encodes MMAQLVFYVFAGVLLFSAAMVITARNPVHSVLFLILGFFNAAGLFLVAGAEFLAMLLVIVYVGAVAVLFLFVVMMLDIDFSRLREGFQKYTPLGACVGLVLFAELLMAFSHWQMAPSALSAPLTGVAGLSNTAALGTVIYTHYVLLFQACGMVLLVAMMGAIVLTLREQPTGRRQNITRQHARTGADTLELVTVALGESVAEHGGVLRPKGTYNEIAVPGSYGAEEPDYPRTEEKGA; translated from the coding sequence ATGATGGCACAGCTTGTTTTTTATGTTTTCGCGGGAGTGCTGCTGTTTTCCGCCGCCATGGTCATCACGGCGCGCAATCCGGTGCACTCGGTTTTGTTTCTCATTCTGGGTTTCTTCAACGCGGCCGGGCTTTTCCTTGTCGCGGGGGCGGAATTCCTGGCCATGCTGCTGGTCATTGTCTATGTCGGCGCGGTGGCGGTTCTGTTCCTGTTTGTCGTCATGATGCTGGATATTGATTTCAGCCGCCTGCGCGAAGGCTTTCAGAAATACACGCCGCTGGGCGCATGTGTGGGCCTTGTCCTGTTTGCTGAACTGCTGATGGCGTTCAGCCATTGGCAGATGGCTCCCTCAGCCCTGTCCGCCCCTCTGACGGGTGTTGCCGGGCTGAGCAATACCGCAGCCTTGGGCACGGTTATTTACACGCATTACGTGCTGCTGTTTCAGGCGTGCGGCATGGTGCTGCTGGTGGCCATGATGGGGGCAATCGTGCTGACACTGCGCGAGCAGCCGACAGGTCGCCGCCAGAATATCACGCGCCAGCATGCCCGCACCGGTGCCGATACGCTGGAGCTTGTGACCGTGGCGCTGGGTGAAAGCGTTGCCGAGCACGGCGGCGTTCTGCGCCCCAAAGGGACCTATAACGAAATTGCGGTGCCAGGCTCCTACGGTGCCGAGGAACCCGACTACCCGCGTACAGAGGAGAAAGGGGCATGA
- the nuoK gene encoding NADH-quinone oxidoreductase subunit NuoK, with translation MNPALAAIGLGPYLFVSAALLVLGVFGIFLNRKNIIILLMSMELILLSANLNLVAFSSALGDLSGQVMVLFVLTIAAAEAAIGLAIVTVYFRNRGSIQVEDVTMMKG, from the coding sequence ATGAACCCGGCTCTTGCTGCCATCGGGCTTGGCCCGTACCTGTTTGTCAGCGCCGCTCTGCTGGTGCTGGGCGTGTTCGGTATTTTCCTGAACCGCAAGAACATCATTATTCTGCTGATGTCGATGGAACTGATCCTGCTGTCGGCAAACCTCAATCTTGTCGCGTTTTCTTCCGCTCTGGGCGATCTGTCCGGTCAGGTCATGGTGCTGTTTGTCCTGACCATTGCGGCGGCTGAGGCGGCAATCGGCCTTGCGATTGTCACGGTCTATTTCCGGAACCGTGGCTCCATCCAGGTCGAAGACGTGACGATGATGAAGGGCTGA
- the nuoF gene encoding NADH-quinone oxidoreductase subunit NuoF — protein sequence MLQDKDRIFTNLYGQDDWHLAGARKRGDWDNTAAILAKGRETIIAEMKASGLRGRGGAGFSTGMKWSFMPKTFDGRPHYLVINGDESEPGTCKDREVMRHEPHKLIESALIASFALGAHAAYIYIRGEFYREAEHLQIAIDEAYAAGLIGKNAAGSGWDFDFYIHRGAGAYICGEETALLESLEGKKGQPRMKPPFPAGVGLYGCPTTVNNVESIAVASTILRRGPSWFAGLGRPNNAGTKLMAISGHVNTPCVFEEELGVPLKEIIEKHGGGVRGGWDNLLAVIPGGCSVPLLPKSICETVLMDYDSLRAERSGLGTACMIVMDKSTDIIKAIARFSKFFKHESCGQCTPCREGTGWMMRMMDRMVEGRADLEEIDLLEQVTRQVEGHTICALGDAAAWPIQGLIRHFRPEMEERIRQYKAAHGGTGLVQVPAGGVPVAAE from the coding sequence ATGCTGCAGGACAAGGACCGCATCTTCACAAACCTGTACGGGCAGGACGACTGGCATCTGGCAGGGGCGCGCAAGCGTGGTGACTGGGACAATACCGCCGCCATTCTGGCCAAGGGGCGTGAGACCATCATTGCGGAAATGAAGGCCTCCGGCCTGCGCGGCCGCGGTGGGGCAGGGTTCTCCACGGGTATGAAATGGTCTTTCATGCCCAAGACTTTTGATGGCAGGCCGCATTATCTGGTCATCAACGGTGATGAATCCGAGCCCGGCACCTGCAAGGACCGTGAGGTTATGCGGCATGAGCCGCATAAGCTGATCGAAAGCGCACTTATTGCCTCCTTCGCGCTGGGGGCTCATGCAGCCTATATCTACATCCGGGGTGAGTTCTACCGCGAGGCCGAACACCTTCAGATTGCTATTGATGAGGCTTACGCAGCCGGACTGATTGGCAAAAATGCAGCCGGTAGCGGCTGGGATTTTGACTTCTACATCCATCGCGGCGCGGGCGCTTATATCTGTGGTGAAGAAACCGCGCTGCTGGAAAGCCTGGAAGGCAAAAAAGGTCAGCCCCGTATGAAGCCACCATTCCCCGCCGGGGTGGGGCTGTATGGCTGCCCGACAACAGTCAATAATGTTGAAAGCATTGCTGTTGCCTCGACCATTCTGCGGCGTGGACCATCTTGGTTTGCTGGGCTTGGGCGGCCTAACAATGCGGGCACAAAGCTCATGGCCATTTCCGGCCACGTCAATACGCCGTGTGTGTTTGAGGAAGAACTGGGTGTTCCCCTCAAGGAGATCATAGAAAAACACGGTGGTGGTGTACGTGGCGGGTGGGACAACCTGCTGGCTGTTATTCCGGGCGGATGTTCCGTGCCGCTGTTGCCCAAATCCATCTGCGAAACTGTGTTGATGGATTATGACAGCCTGCGGGCTGAACGCTCTGGACTTGGCACGGCGTGCATGATCGTCATGGACAAGTCGACCGACATTATCAAAGCCATTGCTCGGTTCTCCAAGTTTTTCAAACATGAAAGCTGTGGTCAGTGCACGCCCTGCCGCGAAGGCACGGGCTGGATGATGCGCATGATGGACCGCATGGTGGAAGGCCGGGCGGACCTTGAAGAAATTGATCTGCTGGAACAGGTGACCCGACAGGTTGAAGGCCATACGATCTGCGCGCTGGGTGATGCCGCAGCCTGGCCGATCCAGGGCCTGATACGCCATTTCCGCCCGGAAATGGAAGAGCGTATCCGGCAGTATAAAGCCGCACATGGCGGAACCGGGCTGGTGCAGGTGCCTGCCGGTGGCGTTCCGGTAGCGGCGGAGTAA
- the nuoN gene encoding NADH-quinone oxidoreductase subunit NuoN, which produces MGVSTFNWAVALPEIVLALAGVVILVAGVLQRKGEGFFSVAMLSVAALVLTGFLVLLAPDGAGYAATFVNDGFARFMKILILVGGVAAIVLSVSYRTDEKKPLPFEAPVLMLFSTLGAMLMASSANLMTLFVGLELSSLSIYILCAVERDNVLSSEAGLKYFILGSLASGLLLYGISLAYGYAGTMEYAGLVAAVRSVATPPMGLVVGIVFIIVGLCFKLSVVPFHMWTPDVYQGSPTPVTAYMAGAPKFAAFALFLRVMAGPFGSVAPRWQLLVEAVSVLSMVYGAFAAIPQTNIKRLMAYSSIGHMGYAMMGLVSASVAGVQATLIYLAAYLVMNAGVFACIGAMRRNGREVSGIADLAGLSRTNPGMAAALAIFMFSMAGVPPLAGFFGKFMVFAAAWHSGLYALVAIGAVSSVVGAYYYLRVVKVMYFDEPAQAFDRPASSLLFVSGGMGLATVLFVALLGPLMTVAKQAALALAG; this is translated from the coding sequence ATGGGTGTGTCCACCTTTAACTGGGCGGTTGCTCTGCCTGAAATCGTGCTTGCGCTTGCAGGGGTTGTTATTCTTGTAGCGGGGGTTCTCCAGCGCAAAGGGGAGGGGTTCTTCTCTGTCGCCATGCTGAGCGTGGCGGCCTTGGTGCTGACGGGCTTTCTGGTTCTGCTGGCTCCTGATGGCGCGGGTTATGCCGCAACATTTGTGAATGACGGGTTTGCCCGGTTCATGAAAATCCTCATTCTTGTGGGTGGCGTTGCGGCAATCGTGCTGAGCGTCAGCTACAGGACGGATGAAAAAAAGCCCCTGCCTTTTGAAGCGCCGGTGCTCATGCTGTTTTCCACACTGGGTGCGATGTTGATGGCGTCGTCTGCCAACCTGATGACGCTGTTTGTCGGGTTGGAGCTTTCTTCACTGTCCATTTATATTCTGTGTGCGGTCGAGCGTGACAACGTTCTGTCGTCCGAAGCAGGGCTGAAATACTTCATCCTAGGGTCACTGGCGTCCGGGTTGCTGCTGTATGGTATCTCGCTGGCCTATGGCTATGCAGGCACCATGGAATATGCCGGCCTGGTGGCCGCCGTGCGGTCGGTTGCTACGCCGCCCATGGGGCTGGTTGTCGGCATTGTCTTTATTATTGTCGGGCTGTGCTTCAAGCTTTCGGTTGTGCCCTTTCATATGTGGACGCCCGATGTCTATCAGGGTTCCCCCACACCTGTGACGGCTTACATGGCGGGTGCGCCCAAGTTTGCCGCCTTTGCGCTGTTCCTCCGTGTCATGGCCGGGCCGTTTGGCAGCGTTGCCCCACGTTGGCAGCTTCTGGTGGAGGCTGTTTCCGTCCTGTCCATGGTTTATGGTGCATTTGCCGCTATTCCCCAGACCAATATCAAGCGCCTGATGGCATATTCCTCCATCGGGCACATGGGGTATGCAATGATGGGGCTGGTTTCGGCCTCTGTTGCAGGGGTGCAGGCAACGCTTATTTATCTTGCCGCCTATCTTGTCATGAATGCCGGTGTGTTTGCTTGCATCGGGGCCATGCGCCGCAATGGGCGGGAAGTGTCCGGCATTGCTGATCTGGCGGGTCTTTCCCGCACCAACCCTGGCATGGCGGCAGCCTTGGCCATTTTCATGTTCAGCATGGCGGGTGTACCGCCTCTGGCCGGTTTTTTTGGCAAGTTCATGGTGTTTGCTGCGGCTTGGCACTCAGGGCTTTATGCGCTTGTGGCCATTGGCGCGGTGTCCAGCGTTGTCGGTGCCTATTATTACCTGCGTGTTGTGAAGGTCATGTATTTTGATGAACCGGCGCAGGCGTTTGACCGCCCGGCTTCAAGCCTGCTGTTTGTGTCAGGTGGCATGGGCTTGGCGACGGTCCTGTTTGTTGCCCTGCTGGGGCCGTTGATGACGGTGGCGAAACAGGCTGCTCTTGCTCTGGCTGGATGA
- a CDS encoding biotin--[acetyl-CoA-carboxylase] ligase translates to MSRQVLTWQLECHDELPSTSDYCLNHIRQGGGAGLAVMAQRQTKGRGSRGRQWLDAGQALALSVVLDAAQDHALGGWPFVASLAFYEGLIQAVPQAAVRLTIKWPNDILLDGHKLGGILIEREGACVVIGMGANLLCAPDEADIGRRAASLGACGPVPDTADVARFILSRLAFWTGIWQEKGFEAIRLAWLERAHPLGTPLVVRGGSTYEEGHFAGLAVDGRLLLDTATGMKIIATGDILLPEGRV, encoded by the coding sequence ATGAGCAGACAGGTACTAACGTGGCAGTTGGAATGCCACGATGAACTCCCCTCCACCTCCGACTACTGCCTGAACCATATCAGGCAGGGCGGGGGGGCAGGTTTGGCTGTCATGGCCCAAAGGCAGACAAAAGGGCGTGGTAGCCGTGGCCGCCAATGGCTTGATGCCGGGCAGGCGTTGGCGTTGTCTGTTGTGCTGGATGCAGCACAGGATCATGCGCTGGGTGGATGGCCGTTTGTGGCCTCTCTCGCTTTTTATGAAGGTCTGATTCAGGCCGTTCCACAGGCAGCTGTCAGGCTGACGATCAAGTGGCCTAACGATATTCTGCTTGATGGCCACAAACTTGGCGGTATCCTTATAGAGCGGGAAGGTGCTTGTGTCGTCATAGGCATGGGTGCCAATCTGCTGTGCGCGCCGGATGAGGCAGACATCGGGCGCAGGGCTGCAAGCCTTGGTGCCTGTGGGCCGGTGCCTGACACTGCGGATGTCGCCCGGTTCATCCTGTCCCGTCTGGCATTCTGGACGGGTATCTGGCAGGAAAAAGGCTTCGAGGCTATACGCTTGGCCTGGCTTGAGCGGGCACATCCGTTGGGTACGCCCCTTGTCGTTCGCGGCGGCAGTACTTATGAGGAAGGACATTTTGCCGGTCTTGCGGTAGATGGCCGCCTGCTGCTGGATACGGCAACAGGGATGAAGATCATTGCGACAGGGGATATCCTGCTGCCCGAAGGGAGAGTATAG
- the nuoL gene encoding NADH-quinone oxidoreductase subunit L, with product MQTDLTLFSAAVLTPLAGSVVAGLGGRLIGDTLAKAVTLVCMGVAVLCGIGALCGAWQAGFPHLSVPLAEWVHAGGFEATWTLRFDTLSVTMVAMVLSVSLLVHCYSVGYMSHESMPTYRFFSYLSLFTFAMLMLVTSNDLIQLFFGWEGVGLASYLLIGYWYDRPAATAAAIKAFVVNRVADLFFIVGIGLVYVLFHSVQYDTIFAAVPQALTATYTVCGFSFRMLEVICFLLFVGAMGKSAQLFLHTWLPDAMEGPTPVSALIHAATMVTAGVFLMTRMSPLLEFAPATRVVVVVIGATTCFFAATVGMVQPDIKRTIAYSTCSQLGYMFAAIGVGAYQAAVFHLTTHAFFKALLFLAAGSVIHAMHDEQNMFRMGGLWKKLPITYVAVWAGSLALAGVFPFAGYWSKDAILDTLWASGLSFSHYGWVLGTVTAFLTAFYSWRLIFLVFHGRAADQHALDAAHESPAVMTMPLLILSCGAVFAGILLAPFYIGAHQVAFWNGAIFNAPENGIMEQFEHVPALVSLLPSVAGLAGIVLALLFYVVSPAAPAALAKMTGPVYRFLLNKWYFDELYDVIFVRPYGALARLLWKQGDEAVVGGMPLEAVHATQAGALEAVKAQTGSIAMYAFTMLAGLVVLLTVALCG from the coding sequence ATGCAGACCGATCTTACACTTTTTTCCGCAGCGGTTCTGACACCGCTGGCTGGCTCGGTGGTGGCTGGCCTTGGGGGGCGCCTGATAGGCGATACCCTGGCAAAGGCGGTTACCCTCGTCTGTATGGGTGTTGCTGTCCTGTGCGGTATTGGTGCCCTGTGTGGTGCCTGGCAGGCGGGCTTTCCGCACCTGAGCGTGCCATTGGCTGAATGGGTGCATGCTGGCGGGTTTGAGGCAACATGGACCCTGCGGTTTGACACGCTCTCGGTCACCATGGTGGCCATGGTGCTCAGTGTCTCCCTGCTCGTGCATTGCTATAGCGTGGGGTACATGAGCCACGAGAGCATGCCGACGTATCGCTTTTTCTCGTATCTGTCGCTGTTCACCTTCGCCATGCTGATGCTGGTGACCTCCAACGACCTCATCCAGTTGTTCTTCGGCTGGGAAGGTGTTGGCTTGGCTAGCTACCTGCTGATTGGATACTGGTACGACCGCCCCGCAGCTACGGCCGCAGCTATCAAGGCATTTGTCGTCAACCGCGTGGCAGATCTATTTTTCATTGTCGGTATCGGCCTGGTGTATGTCCTGTTTCATTCCGTGCAGTACGACACCATTTTTGCCGCAGTGCCCCAGGCGTTGACCGCGACCTATACAGTGTGCGGGTTTTCTTTCCGGATGCTGGAGGTTATCTGCTTCCTGCTGTTTGTCGGGGCCATGGGCAAGTCGGCCCAGCTTTTCCTGCACACATGGCTGCCTGACGCCATGGAAGGTCCAACGCCGGTTTCCGCCCTTATTCATGCCGCCACCATGGTGACGGCCGGTGTGTTCCTGATGACGCGGATGTCCCCCTTGCTGGAGTTCGCGCCTGCAACCCGTGTCGTGGTGGTGGTGATCGGGGCGACAACCTGCTTCTTCGCCGCGACCGTGGGCATGGTGCAGCCGGACATCAAGCGGACCATTGCGTATTCCACCTGCTCCCAGCTTGGCTACATGTTTGCCGCGATCGGGGTCGGGGCTTATCAGGCAGCGGTCTTCCACCTGACAACACATGCCTTCTTCAAGGCGTTGCTGTTTCTGGCGGCTGGCTCTGTCATTCACGCCATGCATGACGAGCAGAATATGTTCCGCATGGGCGGGCTGTGGAAGAAGCTCCCGATCACCTATGTGGCCGTATGGGCGGGCAGTCTGGCTCTGGCAGGGGTGTTCCCTTTCGCGGGGTACTGGTCGAAAGATGCAATTCTTGACACGCTATGGGCATCGGGCCTGTCGTTCAGCCACTATGGCTGGGTGCTGGGGACTGTGACGGCGTTCCTGACGGCCTTCTATAGCTGGCGTCTGATTTTTCTGGTGTTCCACGGCCGTGCCGCCGACCAGCATGCGCTTGATGCCGCGCATGAAAGCCCGGCTGTCATGACCATGCCGTTGCTTATCCTGTCTTGCGGTGCGGTGTTTGCCGGTATTCTGCTGGCACCGTTCTACATCGGTGCGCATCAGGTGGCGTTCTGGAACGGGGCCATTTTCAACGCGCCTGAGAACGGGATCATGGAGCAGTTTGAGCATGTCCCGGCTCTGGTGTCCCTGCTGCCGTCTGTGGCTGGGCTTGCAGGTATTGTTCTTGCCCTGCTGTTCTATGTTGTCAGCCCCGCAGCGCCTGCGGCTCTGGCAAAGATGACCGGCCCTGTTTACCGCTTCCTGCTCAACAAATGGTATTTTGACGAGCTGTATGACGTCATTTTCGTCCGCCCCTATGGCGCGTTGGCGCGTCTGCTGTGGAAGCAGGGTGACGAAGCCGTTGTAGGTGGCATGCCGTTGGAAGCTGTCCATGCCACCCAGGCGGGTGCGCTGGAAGCTGTCAAGGCGCAGACCGGTTCCATTGCTATGTATGCGTTTACCATGCTGGCAGGGCTGGTTGTGCTGCTGACCGTAGCACTGTGTGGATAA
- the nuoH gene encoding NADH-quinone oxidoreductase subunit NuoH codes for MEQFFYHTLVGQVCLMLLETLAVLVPLLIGVAYLTLMERKVMAAMQRRRGPNVNGPFGLLQAFADAIKMIVKETVIPAGANRALFLFAPFLTFSLAMVAWAVIPTGNGLAVANINVGILYLLAISSLGVYGILVAGWASNSKYAFLGGLRSAAQMVSYEVSIGLVIVSVLLAVGSLNLNDIVLAQRHVWFCVPMFPMFIVFVISALAETNRAPFDLPEGESELVAGFFVEYSSLAFGLFFLGEYANMILMSSMISILFLGGWLPPLGIAPLTWVPGPLWLIFKILFCLFVFIWVRATFPRYRYDQLMRLGWKVFLPFSLLWMIGTAGFLMATGLLPHAGGMN; via the coding sequence ATGGAACAGTTTTTTTACCATACGCTTGTAGGGCAGGTCTGCCTGATGCTGCTGGAGACCCTGGCAGTGCTGGTGCCCCTGTTGATAGGCGTGGCTTACCTGACCCTTATGGAGCGTAAGGTGATGGCCGCCATGCAGCGGCGGCGTGGCCCGAACGTGAATGGTCCTTTCGGGCTGTTGCAGGCCTTTGCTGATGCTATCAAGATGATTGTGAAGGAAACGGTCATCCCTGCCGGGGCGAATAGGGCGCTGTTCCTGTTTGCGCCGTTTCTGACCTTCTCGCTGGCTATGGTGGCATGGGCCGTGATCCCGACAGGGAATGGCCTGGCGGTTGCCAACATCAATGTTGGTATTCTCTACCTTCTGGCGATTTCGTCCCTCGGGGTTTACGGCATTCTGGTGGCGGGTTGGGCTTCCAACTCCAAATACGCATTTCTGGGCGGTTTGCGCTCGGCCGCGCAGATGGTGTCTTACGAGGTTTCCATCGGGCTTGTGATTGTTTCAGTCCTGCTGGCGGTTGGCAGCCTGAACCTGAATGACATTGTGCTGGCGCAGCGGCATGTGTGGTTCTGCGTGCCGATGTTCCCGATGTTCATCGTGTTCGTCATCTCGGCACTGGCTGAAACAAACCGTGCACCTTTTGACCTTCCCGAAGGGGAGAGCGAGCTGGTGGCGGGCTTTTTTGTTGAATATTCGTCACTGGCGTTCGGCCTGTTCTTCCTTGGCGAATACGCAAACATGATCCTGATGTCCTCCATGATCAGCATCCTGTTTCTGGGCGGGTGGTTGCCCCCGCTGGGCATTGCCCCGCTGACATGGGTGCCAGGTCCGCTGTGGCTGATTTTTAAAATTCTGTTCTGCCTGTTCGTGTTCATCTGGGTGCGTGCGACATTCCCGCGCTACCGTTATGACCAGCTCATGCGGCTGGGCTGGAAGGTGTTTCTGCCTTTCTCCCTGCTGTGGATGATCGGGACAGCGGGCTTTCTGATGGCAACAGGCCTGTTGCCACATGCGGGAGGTATGAACTGA
- the nuoI gene encoding NADH-quinone oxidoreductase subunit NuoI: MGALGTTLRSFLLKELVAGMASTFGMMFRPKVTLNYPYEKGPLSHRFRGEHALRRYPNGEERCIACKLCEATCPAEAITIEAQERDDGSRRTTRYDIDMTKCIYCGLCEEACPVDAIVEGPNYEFATETREELMYDKAKLLANGDRWEALLARRLELDAPYR; the protein is encoded by the coding sequence ATGGGCGCGTTGGGTACTACGCTGCGATCCTTCCTGCTGAAGGAACTGGTTGCAGGCATGGCTTCCACTTTTGGGATGATGTTTCGGCCCAAGGTCACGCTGAACTATCCGTATGAGAAAGGCCCACTTTCTCACCGCTTCCGTGGGGAACACGCTTTGCGCCGCTACCCCAATGGGGAGGAGCGCTGCATTGCCTGCAAGCTGTGCGAAGCAACGTGCCCGGCGGAGGCCATAACCATTGAAGCGCAGGAACGTGATGATGGTTCCCGCCGTACAACCCGCTACGACATAGACATGACCAAATGCATTTACTGCGGTCTGTGCGAGGAAGCCTGCCCGGTGGATGCCATTGTCGAAGGCCCGAATTACGAATTCGCCACGGAAACCCGTGAAGAGCTGATGTACGACAAGGCCAAGCTTCTGGCCAATGGAGACCGGTGGGAAGCCCTGCTTGCCCGGCGGCTTGAACTTGATGCGCCGTATCGCTGA
- the nuoG gene encoding NADH-quinone oxidoreductase subunit NuoG, which produces MVKVIVDGTPVDVPSGSSALQACEAAGKEIPRFCYHERLSVAGNCRMCLVEVARAPKLVASCGFPVADGMQIFTDTEVVRRARRAVMEFLLINHPLDCPICDQGGECDLQDQAYGYGSGFSRYQEDKRAVTDKDLGPLVKTVMTRCIQCTRCVRFSTEVAGTPELGLVSRGENAEITTYVEKALTSELSGNLIDVCPVGALTAKPAAFHARSWEYKKTDSIDVMDALGTNIQVHARGGEVMRIVPRVNDDVNEEWLSDKGRFSIDGLKRRRLDRPWVRVNGKLISVPWKDALVALARRLDGVPGEKIGAIAGDLCDVESMCALKDLLVALGSSSFDCRQDGAWYDTSSRSGYLFNSDITGIDQADALLIVGSMPRHEAPVLNARIRKRFLDAGRGNFPVGVIGTPTRDLTYAAEVLGAGPDVLAQLVNGTHPFAETLKNARRPMIIVGHAALTRRDAPAVYALCKQLADTCGALTADWNGLNVLHTAASRVGGLDLGFLPGAHGVATASMLRGGVEVLWLLGADDLPIDRIPAETFVVYQGHHGDQAASRADIILPGAAYTEKPGTYVNMAGRVQQSFRAVFAPGEAREDWRIIRAFSEVVSHTLPYDTLEQLRDRMADINPVFAEQSGETPRLPGRAAPAVTTASAPGDLLDAPFRPTIQDYYLTNPISRASQTMAECSAVYGANAAE; this is translated from the coding sequence ATGGTGAAGGTAATTGTTGACGGCACACCGGTGGATGTTCCCTCCGGTTCCAGTGCTCTGCAGGCCTGTGAAGCAGCCGGGAAGGAAATCCCACGCTTTTGCTATCATGAACGCCTGTCCGTAGCGGGTAACTGCCGCATGTGCCTGGTTGAGGTGGCACGGGCCCCCAAGCTGGTGGCATCCTGCGGTTTCCCCGTGGCTGATGGTATGCAGATTTTTACGGATACAGAGGTGGTCCGCCGTGCCCGCCGTGCCGTGATGGAATTTCTGCTGATCAATCATCCGCTGGACTGCCCGATCTGTGATCAGGGTGGGGAGTGCGACCTGCAGGACCAGGCCTATGGCTATGGTTCGGGTTTTTCCCGCTATCAGGAAGACAAGCGCGCCGTTACGGACAAAGATCTTGGGCCGCTGGTCAAAACGGTTATGACCCGTTGCATCCAGTGCACCCGCTGTGTGCGGTTTAGCACGGAAGTGGCGGGCACTCCGGAACTGGGGCTGGTGTCTCGTGGCGAAAATGCTGAAATTACCACCTATGTGGAAAAAGCACTGACGTCGGAGCTTTCAGGTAACCTCATTGATGTCTGCCCTGTCGGGGCGCTGACAGCCAAGCCTGCTGCGTTTCATGCCCGGTCGTGGGAATACAAAAAGACCGACAGCATTGATGTCATGGATGCGCTGGGTACCAATATCCAGGTCCATGCGCGCGGTGGCGAGGTCATGCGGATTGTGCCGCGTGTGAATGATGATGTGAATGAAGAATGGCTGTCTGACAAAGGCCGTTTTTCAATCGATGGTCTCAAGCGGCGGCGGCTTGATCGTCCATGGGTGCGGGTGAATGGCAAGCTGATCTCCGTGCCCTGGAAAGATGCTCTGGTTGCTTTGGCCCGGCGGCTTGACGGTGTGCCGGGTGAGAAGATTGGCGCGATCGCTGGTGACCTGTGCGATGTTGAAAGCATGTGCGCCCTTAAGGACCTTTTGGTTGCACTGGGTTCGTCTAGCTTCGATTGCAGGCAGGATGGCGCATGGTATGACACCAGCAGCCGGTCGGGTTATCTGTTCAACAGTGACATCACCGGGATTGATCAGGCGGATGCCCTCCTGATTGTTGGCAGCATGCCGCGGCATGAAGCCCCGGTGCTGAACGCCCGTATCCGTAAGCGCTTTCTGGATGCAGGGCGCGGTAACTTTCCGGTTGGCGTTATCGGCACGCCCACGCGGGATTTGACATACGCAGCAGAGGTTCTGGGCGCAGGGCCCGATGTGCTTGCCCAGTTGGTTAACGGCACACACCCGTTTGCCGAAACCCTGAAAAATGCCCGTCGGCCCATGATCATTGTTGGTCATGCGGCGTTGACCCGGCGTGATGCTCCGGCTGTGTATGCTCTGTGCAAGCAACTGGCAGACACCTGTGGCGCGCTGACAGCGGACTGGAACGGGCTGAATGTGCTGCATACGGCAGCATCGCGTGTTGGTGGGCTGGACCTTGGTTTCCTGCCCGGAGCGCATGGCGTTGCAACCGCGAGCATGCTGCGCGGTGGTGTGGAGGTTCTGTGGCTTCTTGGAGCTGATGACCTGCCTATTGACCGTATCCCGGCTGAAACATTTGTGGTCTATCAGGGTCATCATGGTGATCAGGCTGCAAGCCGGGCGGATATCATTCTGCCAGGGGCTGCCTATACGGAAAAACCGGGCACCTATGTCAATATGGCCGGGCGGGTGCAGCAGTCATTCCGCGCTGTTTTTGCCCCAGGTGAGGCGCGGGAAGACTGGCGTATTATCCGCGCTTTTTCCGAAGTGGTTAGCCACACACTGCCTTACGACACGCTGGAACAACTGCGTGACCGCATGGCAGATATCAATCCGGTGTTTGCAGAGCAGAGTGGGGAGACCCCGCGTCTTCCCGGTCGTGCCGCCCCGGCGGTTACCACGGCCTCCGCTCCGGGGGATCTGCTGGATGCGCCATTCCGTCCAACCATACAGGATTATTACCTGACCAATCCCATCAGCCGTGCCAGTCAGACAATGGCTGAGTGTTCAGCGGTTTATGGCGCGAACGCGGCGGAGTAA